One Amycolatopsis thermophila DNA segment encodes these proteins:
- a CDS encoding HAD family hydrolase, with protein MRFDSQVLILDADDTLWENNVIFERVIDDYLDWIAHPTLDRAAVRGILDDIERANAVTHGYGTAVFLRSLAECFEKLHERPATAADRARIEELAAALIHHEVELIPGVAETLGELGTRHELVLLTKGDREEQQRKIDASGVAQHFQEVHIVPEKHVEVYRGLASARMLAPESTWMIGNSPKSDIRPARAAGLNAVFIPNAHTWVLEHDELDDSDERVLRLGSFRELLRHF; from the coding sequence GTGCGATTCGACAGCCAGGTCCTGATCCTCGACGCCGACGACACGTTGTGGGAGAACAACGTCATCTTCGAGCGGGTGATCGACGACTACCTGGACTGGATCGCCCATCCGACCCTGGACCGCGCCGCGGTGCGCGGGATCCTGGACGACATCGAACGGGCGAACGCGGTCACCCACGGCTACGGCACCGCGGTGTTCCTGCGCAGCCTCGCCGAGTGCTTCGAGAAGCTGCACGAGCGGCCCGCGACGGCCGCCGACCGCGCCCGCATCGAGGAGCTGGCCGCCGCGCTGATCCACCACGAGGTCGAGCTGATCCCCGGTGTCGCGGAGACGCTCGGCGAGCTGGGCACGCGGCACGAGCTGGTGCTGCTGACCAAGGGCGACCGCGAGGAGCAGCAGCGCAAGATCGACGCCTCCGGTGTGGCGCAGCACTTCCAGGAGGTGCACATCGTGCCGGAGAAGCACGTCGAGGTGTACCGGGGCCTGGCGTCGGCGCGGATGCTCGCGCCGGAGTCGACGTGGATGATCGGCAACTCGCCGAAGTCCGACATCCGGCCCGCCCGGGCGGCCGGCCTGAACGCGGTGTTCATCCCGAACGCCCACACCTGGGTCCTCGAGCACGACGAGCTCGACGACTCCGACGAGCGGGTGCTGCGGCTCGGCTCGTTCCGGGAGCTGCTGCGGCACTTCTGA
- a CDS encoding saccharopine dehydrogenase family protein, translated as MAHDVVLFGATGFTGRLTAAYLARHAPEGCRWALAGRSRAKLEDVRAGLGPGFETLPLLYADVTDPASLKAVAESSKVVITTVGPYVQYGEPLVAACAEAGTDYVDLCGEPEFTDLMYVRYHARAAETGARIVHACGFDSIPHDLGVYYTVKQLPDDVPIRVRGQVRVGATFSGGTYASALGAASRLVPMIQAARERQKVQHRPEGRRVRAVTGTPRRDGETGHWLVPLPTIDPQIVVGSARELPEYGPDFTYSHYAAVKHLPVLAGGLAGLGAAVALVQLPPVRRALGNLRKPGEGPSEQRRAKSWFTVRFTADGGGKRVVTEVSGGDPGYDETAKMLAESALCLAVDDLPERAGQLSPAAAMGDALLTRLKNAGLAFRTLPS; from the coding sequence ATGGCTCACGACGTGGTTCTGTTCGGCGCCACCGGGTTCACCGGGCGGCTCACCGCGGCGTACCTGGCCCGGCACGCCCCCGAGGGCTGCCGCTGGGCGCTCGCCGGCCGCAGCCGCGCCAAACTGGAGGACGTGCGCGCCGGTCTCGGGCCCGGGTTCGAGACCCTGCCGCTGCTCTACGCCGACGTCACCGACCCGGCCTCGCTGAAAGCGGTTGCGGAGTCGAGCAAGGTCGTCATCACGACCGTCGGCCCGTACGTGCAGTACGGCGAGCCGCTGGTCGCGGCCTGCGCCGAGGCCGGCACCGACTACGTCGACCTGTGCGGCGAGCCCGAGTTCACCGACCTCATGTACGTGCGCTACCACGCCCGCGCCGCCGAGACCGGCGCGCGCATCGTGCACGCGTGCGGCTTCGACTCCATCCCGCACGACCTCGGCGTGTACTACACGGTCAAGCAACTGCCCGACGACGTGCCGATCCGGGTGCGCGGGCAGGTCCGCGTCGGGGCGACCTTCTCCGGCGGCACCTACGCCTCCGCGCTCGGCGCCGCCTCCCGGCTGGTGCCGATGATCCAGGCCGCGCGGGAACGTCAGAAGGTGCAGCACCGCCCCGAGGGCCGCCGGGTGCGCGCGGTGACCGGCACCCCGCGGCGCGACGGCGAGACCGGCCACTGGCTGGTGCCGCTGCCGACCATCGACCCGCAGATCGTCGTCGGGTCGGCCCGCGAGCTGCCGGAGTACGGCCCCGACTTCACCTACAGCCACTACGCGGCGGTCAAGCACCTGCCGGTGCTGGCCGGCGGGCTGGCCGGGCTGGGGGCGGCGGTCGCGCTCGTGCAACTGCCGCCGGTGCGCAGGGCGTTGGGAAACCTGCGCAAACCCGGTGAGGGCCCGAGCGAGCAGCGGCGCGCGAAGTCCTGGTTCACCGTCCGGTTCACCGCCGACGGCGGCGGCAAGCGGGTGGTCACCGAGGTCTCCGGCGGCGACCCGGGCTACGACGAGACGGCGAAGATGCTGGCCGAGTCCGCGCTCTGCCTGGCGGTGGACGATCTGCCGGAGCGCGCCGGGCAGCTCTCCCCCGCCGCGGCGATGGGCGACGCCCTGCTGACGCGCCTGAAGAACGCCGGGCTCGCGTTCCGCACGCTCCCCTCCTGA
- a CDS encoding TetR/AcrR family transcriptional regulator — translation MARLSRTESQAHTRRRLLATATELFLRDGYTATSLERVADAAGYSKGAVYSNFRNKDELCLAVLEGVRAEKTAAVGAAVSGSDGLEDLLRVFASWAEGSAGDPEWIRLETEYLLNCRRDPELLARLARSNAEIAEQITALLDAQSRRLGVRLPMEPRHAAYALFSLTVGLGLLRSADPGIGVEPFTAVVRMLAQPAEVSVPEARGHGTPGPYAPAAGADRSPNRD, via the coding sequence ATGGCTCGACTGTCCCGCACCGAAAGTCAGGCTCACACGCGTCGCCGGCTGCTCGCCACGGCCACCGAGCTGTTCCTGCGCGACGGCTACACCGCCACGTCACTGGAGCGCGTGGCCGACGCCGCCGGGTACTCGAAGGGCGCCGTGTACTCGAACTTCCGCAACAAGGACGAGCTGTGCCTGGCCGTCCTCGAGGGGGTGCGGGCGGAAAAGACGGCGGCGGTCGGCGCGGCCGTGTCCGGCAGCGACGGGCTGGAGGACCTGCTGCGCGTGTTCGCGTCGTGGGCCGAGGGCAGCGCGGGCGACCCGGAGTGGATCCGGCTGGAGACGGAGTACCTGCTCAACTGCCGCCGCGACCCGGAGCTGCTGGCCCGCCTGGCGCGCAGCAACGCCGAGATCGCCGAGCAGATCACGGCCCTGCTGGACGCCCAGTCCCGGCGGCTGGGGGTGCGGTTGCCGATGGAGCCCCGGCACGCCGCGTACGCGCTGTTCAGCCTCACCGTCGGGCTCGGCCTGCTGCGCTCCGCCGACCCCGGTATCGGGGTCGAGCCGTTCACCGCGGTGGTGCGCATGCTGGCCCAGCCGGCGGAGGTGAGCGTGCCGGAGGCGCGCGGCCACGGGACGCCGGGGCCGTACGCGCCCGCCGCGGGCGCCGACCGCTCCCCGAACCGGGACTGA
- a CDS encoding metallophosphoesterase family protein yields the protein MRLLIMSDTHVPKRARDLPEQVWREVGRADVVVHAGDWVDVALLDELEARSRRLIGVYGNNDGPELRARLPEVARADLDGLRLAVVHETGPAKGREQRCAREYPDVDVLVFGHSHIPWDTVAEGGLRLLNPGSPTDRRRQPEHTYLTARVSAGRLSEVTLHALPAR from the coding sequence ATGCGGCTGCTCATCATGTCCGACACCCACGTGCCGAAGCGGGCGCGTGATCTGCCGGAACAGGTGTGGCGGGAGGTCGGGCGGGCCGATGTGGTGGTGCACGCCGGGGACTGGGTGGACGTCGCGCTGCTGGACGAGCTGGAGGCGCGCAGCAGGCGGCTGATCGGGGTGTACGGCAACAACGACGGCCCCGAGTTGCGGGCGCGGCTGCCCGAGGTGGCGCGGGCGGACCTGGACGGCCTGCGGTTGGCCGTGGTGCACGAAACGGGCCCCGCGAAGGGCCGCGAGCAGCGGTGCGCGCGGGAGTACCCGGATGTCGACGTGCTGGTGTTCGGGCACAGCCACATCCCGTGGGACACCGTGGCCGAGGGTGGGTTGCGGCTGCTCAACCCCGGATCGCCGACGGACCGCCGCCGCCAGCCGGAGCACACGTACCTCACGGCGCGGGTCAGTGCGGGGCGGTTGAGCGAGGTGACGCTGCACGCGCTCCCGGCGCGGTGA
- a CDS encoding WhiB family transcriptional regulator, with translation MADTSRLPAPVAETWEWQRHGNCRNLDSSVFFHPDGERGFARADRVARAKQICMSCPVIVECRHHALTAEEPFGVWGGLDETERRAMITRRKQLLSSAEKEQECVSVTP, from the coding sequence ATGGCGGACACGTCACGGCTCCCGGCGCCGGTTGCCGAAACCTGGGAGTGGCAGCGCCACGGCAACTGCCGGAACTTGGACAGCTCGGTGTTCTTCCACCCGGACGGGGAACGCGGGTTCGCCCGCGCGGACCGCGTGGCGCGCGCCAAGCAGATCTGCATGTCGTGCCCGGTGATCGTGGAGTGCCGGCACCACGCGCTCACCGCGGAAGAACCGTTCGGTGTGTGGGGCGGTCTGGACGAGACCGAGCGGCGGGCGATGATCACGCGGCGCAAGCAGTTGCTGTCGAGCGCTGAGAAGGAGCAGGAGTGCGTTTCGGTTACACCCTGA
- a CDS encoding GNAT family N-acetyltransferase: MWTIKAVPVTDPEARQVLRDYFDDVASRYYGRPVTAAELDAAMADEPSDDLVPPTGLFLLARSHDAVTGCVGIRVLDVTTAELTRLFVRPSARGRGGGDQLLRAAEAAAQQLGVRRMRLDTRRDLVEARGLYAKHGYREIEAPAQRLYADHWFEKQLTLRHPGVTAGEPG; encoded by the coding sequence ATGTGGACGATCAAGGCGGTCCCCGTGACCGACCCCGAAGCGCGACAGGTCCTGCGCGACTACTTCGACGACGTGGCCAGCCGGTACTACGGCCGTCCCGTGACGGCGGCCGAACTCGACGCCGCGATGGCCGACGAGCCCAGCGACGACCTCGTGCCGCCCACCGGGCTGTTCCTGCTCGCCCGGTCCCACGATGCGGTGACCGGCTGCGTCGGCATCAGGGTGCTCGACGTCACGACGGCCGAACTGACGCGCCTGTTCGTCCGCCCCTCCGCGCGCGGCCGGGGAGGCGGTGACCAACTGCTGAGGGCCGCCGAAGCCGCAGCTCAACAGCTGGGTGTGCGCCGGATGCGACTGGACACGCGGCGCGATCTGGTGGAGGCTCGTGGGCTCTACGCCAAACACGGCTACCGCGAAATCGAAGCCCCGGCACAGCGCTTGTACGCCGATCACTGGTTCGAGAAGCAGCTGACGTTGCGCCACCCAGGTGTAACCGCCGGAGAACCGGGGTAG
- a CDS encoding HesB/IscA family protein, which translates to MLALTDAAAEAISALTAQEGQTDNGGLRFAVQAQQDSGAQLALSVAPAPQDGDQVVGADGGAKVFLEPQAAMFLDDKVLDVQQDEQGQLNFAVLPQPDAPTA; encoded by the coding sequence ATGCTCGCATTGACCGATGCCGCCGCCGAGGCCATCAGCGCCCTGACGGCTCAGGAAGGCCAGACCGACAACGGTGGCCTGCGCTTCGCCGTGCAGGCCCAGCAGGACAGCGGGGCACAGCTGGCGCTGTCCGTCGCCCCGGCTCCCCAGGACGGGGACCAGGTCGTGGGTGCGGACGGGGGCGCGAAGGTGTTCCTGGAGCCGCAGGCCGCGATGTTCCTGGATGACAAGGTGCTCGACGTCCAGCAGGACGAGCAGGGGCAGCTCAACTTCGCCGTCCTGCCGCAGCCGGACGCCCCGACCGCCTGA
- a CDS encoding VOC family protein yields MINGAHVILYSHDAEADRAFLRDVLGQPHVDAGGGWLIVKLPPAEIAVHPTGGAQVHEFYFLCDDVAATVRDLTARGVEFTAPVTDAGWGLLTRLRLPGGGEVGLYEARHERAADL; encoded by the coding sequence ATGATCAACGGCGCTCATGTGATCCTGTACAGCCACGACGCCGAGGCCGACCGCGCCTTCCTGCGCGACGTGCTCGGGCAGCCGCACGTCGACGCGGGCGGCGGCTGGCTGATCGTCAAACTGCCGCCCGCCGAGATCGCGGTGCACCCCACCGGCGGTGCGCAGGTGCACGAGTTCTACTTCCTCTGCGACGACGTGGCGGCGACGGTGCGCGACCTGACCGCGCGGGGCGTCGAGTTCACGGCACCGGTCACCGATGCGGGCTGGGGGCTGCTGACCAGGCTGCGCCTGCCCGGCGGCGGGGAGGTCGGCCTGTACGAGGCTCGCCACGAGCGCGCCGCGGACCTCTGA
- a CDS encoding GtrA family protein — protein sequence MTATWMSGPAPGRTADSRRPAEHHHPVVWYVVAGALTTALQELLFVGARPLLGALTANVVAIALTTIANTEFQRRVTFAGISASPVRLHLQSVGTFAFYAGYGSLVLVSLHLFTAEPSATLQAVALAVTSGLGGILRFALLRWWVFDRG from the coding sequence ATGACCGCGACGTGGATGAGCGGGCCGGCGCCGGGGCGGACGGCCGACTCCCGCCGTCCGGCCGAGCACCACCACCCGGTCGTCTGGTACGTGGTCGCCGGAGCCCTGACGACCGCGCTCCAGGAACTGCTCTTCGTCGGGGCGCGGCCGCTCCTGGGCGCCCTCACGGCGAACGTCGTCGCGATCGCGCTGACCACGATCGCCAACACCGAGTTCCAGCGCCGCGTGACGTTCGCCGGGATTTCCGCATCACCCGTTCGGCTGCACCTGCAATCGGTCGGCACATTCGCCTTCTACGCGGGCTACGGGTCGCTGGTCCTGGTGTCATTGCACTTGTTCACCGCGGAACCGTCGGCGACCCTGCAGGCGGTCGCACTCGCGGTGACGAGCGGACTGGGCGGGATCCTCCGCTTCGCGCTCCTGCGATGGTGGGTATTCGACCGGGGATGA
- a CDS encoding TIGR03557 family F420-dependent LLM class oxidoreductase codes for MRFGYTLMTEQAGPRELVRHAAAAEQAGFAFEVCSDHYSPWLDEQGHAPYAWSVLGAVTQVTGRVELLTFVTCPIMRYHPAVVAQKAATISLLSGDRFTLGLGAGENLNEHVVGRGWPPVNVRHEMLGEAVAIIGDLFDGGYVNYSGQHYRVDSAKLWDLPERRTPIGVAVSGKQSVAKFAPVADALIATEPKPELCRAWDEERAQVGQDTSRKYAQLPVCWDPDPEAAKQRAHEQFRWFGGGWKVNAELPGTSGFAGATQFVTPDEVAQSIPCGPDVEPIVKSAQAFAEAGFTDLALVQIGGDHQDGFFEFASAELLPALTEAYGG; via the coding sequence GTGCGTTTCGGTTACACCCTGATGACCGAACAGGCCGGGCCGAGGGAACTGGTCCGGCACGCGGCCGCCGCCGAGCAGGCGGGGTTCGCGTTCGAGGTGTGCAGCGACCACTACTCGCCCTGGCTCGACGAACAGGGGCACGCCCCCTACGCCTGGAGCGTGCTGGGCGCGGTCACGCAGGTGACCGGACGCGTCGAGCTGCTCACCTTCGTGACCTGCCCGATCATGCGCTACCACCCGGCGGTGGTGGCGCAGAAGGCCGCGACCATCTCCCTGCTGTCGGGCGACCGGTTCACGCTGGGGCTGGGTGCGGGCGAGAACCTCAACGAACACGTCGTCGGCCGCGGGTGGCCGCCGGTGAACGTGCGGCACGAGATGCTGGGCGAGGCCGTGGCGATCATCGGCGACCTCTTCGACGGCGGTTACGTCAACTACTCGGGCCAGCACTACCGGGTCGACTCGGCGAAGCTGTGGGACCTGCCGGAGCGGCGCACCCCGATCGGGGTCGCCGTGTCCGGCAAGCAGTCGGTCGCGAAGTTCGCCCCGGTGGCCGACGCCCTCATCGCCACCGAACCCAAGCCGGAGCTGTGCCGGGCGTGGGACGAGGAGCGGGCCCAGGTGGGGCAGGACACCTCGCGCAAGTACGCGCAGCTGCCGGTCTGCTGGGACCCCGACCCGGAGGCGGCCAAACAGCGCGCGCACGAGCAGTTCCGCTGGTTCGGCGGCGGCTGGAAGGTCAACGCGGAACTGCCGGGCACGTCGGGGTTCGCCGGCGCGACCCAGTTCGTCACGCCCGACGAGGTCGCGCAGTCCATCCCGTGCGGCCCGGACGTCGAGCCGATCGTGAAGAGCGCGCAGGCCTTCGCCGAGGCCGGGTTCACCGATCTGGCGCTGGTCCAGATTGGTGGTGACCACCAGGACGGGTTCTTCGAGTTCGCCTCCGCGGAGCTCCTGCCCGCCCTGACCGAGGCCTACGGCGGCTAG
- a CDS encoding 2-hydroxyacid dehydrogenase produces MRIVVTRRVPEAAMVVLREAGEVWVNDEDRPLTPEELREAVRGADAVVSMLHDRIDGAVADAAGPRLKVVANVAVGYDNVDVPALAARGVTVTNTPGVLTDATADLAFGLLLAVTRRIGEGERLLRARRPWSFHLGFMLGSGLQGKTLGIVGLGQIGQAMARRARAFGMHIVYSGRSRAKPEVASELQADYLPFVDLLSGADVVSLHCPLTPETRHLIDAEALGAMKHSAFLINTTRGPVVDEAALADALLRREIAGAGLDVFEKEPEVEPRLLEMDNVVVTPHLGSATVETRTEMALLAARNVEAVLSGEAAINEVRPAGGGS; encoded by the coding sequence ATGCGAATCGTGGTGACGCGGCGGGTTCCGGAAGCGGCGATGGTGGTGCTCCGCGAAGCGGGCGAGGTGTGGGTCAACGACGAGGACCGGCCCCTCACGCCTGAAGAGCTGCGCGAAGCGGTGCGCGGCGCGGACGCGGTGGTGAGCATGCTGCACGACCGCATCGACGGCGCGGTGGCCGACGCGGCCGGGCCACGGCTCAAGGTGGTGGCCAACGTCGCGGTCGGCTACGACAACGTCGACGTCCCGGCGCTGGCGGCGCGCGGCGTGACCGTGACGAACACGCCGGGCGTGCTGACCGACGCGACCGCCGACCTCGCGTTCGGGCTGCTGCTCGCGGTGACCCGGCGCATCGGCGAGGGCGAGCGGCTGCTGCGGGCGCGCCGGCCCTGGTCGTTCCACCTCGGGTTCATGCTCGGCTCCGGGCTGCAGGGCAAGACGCTGGGCATCGTCGGGCTGGGGCAGATCGGGCAGGCGATGGCCCGCCGCGCCCGCGCGTTCGGCATGCACATCGTCTACAGCGGACGGTCCCGCGCGAAGCCGGAGGTGGCTTCGGAACTGCAGGCCGATTACCTGCCGTTCGTGGACCTGCTCAGCGGCGCCGACGTCGTCTCCCTGCACTGCCCGCTCACGCCGGAGACCCGGCATCTGATCGACGCCGAGGCGCTGGGCGCGATGAAGCACAGCGCGTTCCTGATCAACACCACCCGCGGCCCGGTTGTGGACGAGGCCGCTTTGGCGGACGCGCTGCTGCGTCGCGAGATCGCGGGCGCCGGGCTGGACGTGTTCGAGAAGGAGCCCGAGGTCGAGCCGCGCCTGCTGGAGATGGACAACGTGGTGGTCACCCCGCACCTGGGCTCCGCGACCGTGGAGACGCGAACCGAGATGGCCCTGCTCGCGGCCCGGAACGTGGAAGCGGTGCTGTCCGGCGAGGCGGCCATTAATGAGGTGCGGCCGGCCGGCGGCGGCTCATAG
- a CDS encoding CoA-transferase subunit beta → MMSVAAARALSGGQRVFVGIGLPSTAANLARRTHAGDLVLIYESGTLGSKPTRLPASIGDGILADTADAVISVPEVFNYWLQPGRIDVGFLGAAQLDKFGNINTTVIGTDYADPKVRLPGAGGAPEIAANCHEVYVVVRQSKRSFVEQVDFITSFGHGRGKGDREKLGLPGAGPTLVITDLGVMRPDPDTAELVLTQIHEGVTVEQVKEATGWDLKVAPDLTTTPAPTEAELTALRELKAAK, encoded by the coding sequence ATGATGTCGGTCGCCGCGGCCCGCGCCCTCTCCGGTGGCCAGCGGGTGTTCGTCGGCATCGGCCTGCCCTCCACCGCGGCCAACCTCGCGCGCCGCACCCATGCCGGGGACCTCGTCCTCATCTACGAGTCCGGCACCCTCGGCTCGAAGCCGACCCGGCTGCCCGCGTCGATCGGCGACGGCATCCTGGCCGACACCGCCGACGCCGTGATCAGCGTGCCGGAGGTGTTCAACTACTGGCTGCAGCCCGGCCGCATCGACGTCGGGTTCCTCGGCGCGGCCCAGCTGGACAAGTTCGGCAACATCAACACCACCGTCATCGGCACCGACTACGCCGACCCGAAGGTCCGCCTGCCGGGTGCCGGCGGCGCGCCGGAGATCGCCGCGAACTGCCACGAGGTCTACGTCGTGGTGCGGCAGAGCAAGCGCAGCTTCGTCGAGCAGGTCGACTTCATCACCTCCTTCGGCCACGGCCGCGGCAAGGGCGACCGGGAGAAGCTGGGCCTGCCCGGTGCCGGCCCGACCCTGGTGATCACCGACCTCGGCGTGATGCGCCCGGACCCGGACACCGCCGAGCTGGTGCTGACCCAGATCCACGAGGGCGTCACCGTCGAGCAGGTGAAGGAGGCGACCGGCTGGGACCTCAAGGTCGCGCCGGACCTGACCACCACGCCCGCACCCACCGAGGCCGAGCTCACGGCCCTGCGCGAGTTGAAGGCGGCCAAGTGA
- a CDS encoding CoA transferase subunit A: MAEITSLRDAVAQLVHDGDTVALEGFTHLIPHAAGQEIIRQRRRDLTLVRMTPDIVYDQLIGAGCAKKLIFSWGGNPGVGSLHRFRDAVQNSWPVPLEIEEHSHAGMANRYVAGASGLPFAVLRGYRGTDLPKHTDTIKTITCPFTGEELAAVPAINPDVSIIHAQRADRAGNVQMWGLVGVQKEAVLAARRSLVTVEEVVDELTPVPGQVILPTWAVTAVAEVPGGAHPSYASGYSERDNEYYAYWDSIGRERDSFQRWLEEKVFTTEVAQ; encoded by the coding sequence ATGGCCGAGATAACGTCACTGCGTGACGCCGTCGCCCAGCTGGTGCACGACGGCGACACGGTCGCCCTCGAAGGGTTCACCCACCTGATCCCGCACGCGGCGGGGCAGGAGATCATCCGCCAGCGGCGCCGGGACCTCACCCTGGTCCGGATGACGCCGGACATCGTCTACGACCAGCTCATCGGCGCCGGGTGCGCGAAGAAGCTGATCTTCTCGTGGGGCGGCAACCCCGGCGTGGGCTCGCTGCACCGGTTCCGCGACGCCGTCCAGAACTCGTGGCCGGTGCCGCTGGAGATCGAGGAGCACAGCCACGCCGGCATGGCCAACCGCTACGTCGCCGGCGCCTCCGGACTGCCGTTCGCGGTGCTGCGCGGCTACCGGGGCACCGACCTGCCCAAGCACACGGACACGATCAAGACGATCACCTGCCCGTTCACCGGTGAGGAGCTGGCCGCGGTGCCGGCCATCAACCCGGACGTCTCGATCATCCACGCGCAGCGGGCCGACCGCGCCGGAAACGTGCAGATGTGGGGCCTGGTCGGCGTGCAGAAGGAGGCCGTGCTGGCCGCCCGGCGCAGCCTGGTCACGGTCGAGGAGGTCGTCGACGAGCTGACCCCGGTGCCGGGTCAGGTCATCCTGCCGACCTGGGCCGTCACCGCGGTCGCGGAGGTCCCGGGCGGCGCACATCCGTCCTACGCGTCGGGGTACTCGGAACGCGACAACGAGTACTACGCGTATTGGGATTCCATTGGGCGGGAGAGGGACTCGTTCCAGCGCTGGCTGGAGGAGAAGGTGTTCACGACGGAGGTGGCCCAGTGA
- a CDS encoding thiolase family protein, with the protein MNEAFVLDAVRTPFGRYGGALAKVRPDDLAAHVLRELAARNDLDPAGVDEVVLGDANQAGEDNRNVARMAALLAGWPTSVPGTTVNRLCGSGLDAVMQASRTIATGDASLVVAGGVESMTRAPMILLKPEKAYSPATQTLHSSTLGWRMVNPEMPEQWTISLGESTERLAEKYGISREAQDEFALRSHQNAAKAWDAGFYDDHVVPVPGTDLTRDEGIRADSSLETLGRLKPAFRKNGTITAGNASPLNDGASAVLLGDQAAADRLGKTPLARIAGRGAAGVDPDVFGIGPVRAAEIALERAGIGWEQLAAVELNEAFAAQCLSCFADWPKLDPSIVNVNGGAIAIGHPLGASGGRILASLAYELRRRGGGYGLAAICIGVGQGLAVVLEA; encoded by the coding sequence ATGAATGAGGCATTCGTTCTCGACGCCGTCCGGACCCCGTTCGGCCGCTACGGCGGTGCGCTGGCGAAGGTCCGCCCGGACGACCTCGCCGCGCACGTGCTGCGTGAGCTCGCCGCGCGCAACGACCTCGACCCGGCGGGAGTCGACGAGGTCGTGCTGGGCGACGCCAACCAGGCCGGTGAGGACAACCGCAACGTCGCGCGCATGGCCGCGCTGCTCGCCGGCTGGCCGACGTCGGTGCCGGGCACGACGGTGAACCGGCTGTGCGGTTCCGGTCTCGACGCCGTGATGCAGGCCAGCCGCACCATCGCCACCGGTGACGCCTCCCTGGTCGTCGCGGGCGGCGTGGAGTCGATGACCCGCGCGCCGATGATCCTGCTCAAGCCGGAGAAGGCGTACTCGCCGGCCACGCAGACGCTGCACTCGAGCACGCTCGGCTGGCGCATGGTCAACCCGGAGATGCCCGAGCAGTGGACGATCTCGCTGGGCGAGAGCACCGAGCGGCTGGCCGAGAAGTACGGCATCAGCCGCGAGGCCCAGGACGAGTTCGCGCTGCGCAGCCACCAGAACGCGGCCAAGGCGTGGGACGCCGGCTTCTACGACGACCACGTGGTGCCCGTCCCCGGCACCGACCTGACCCGCGACGAGGGCATCCGCGCCGACTCGTCGCTGGAGACGCTGGGCAGGCTCAAGCCCGCGTTCCGCAAGAACGGCACCATCACCGCGGGCAACGCCTCGCCGCTCAACGACGGCGCCTCCGCCGTCCTGCTGGGCGACCAGGCCGCGGCCGACCGGCTCGGCAAGACGCCGCTGGCCCGCATCGCCGGCCGGGGCGCGGCGGGTGTCGACCCGGACGTGTTCGGCATCGGCCCGGTGCGGGCGGCGGAGATCGCGCTGGAGCGCGCCGGGATCGGCTGGGAGCAGCTGGCCGCGGTCGAGCTGAACGAGGCGTTCGCCGCGCAGTGCCTGTCCTGCTTCGCCGACTGGCCCAAGCTCGACCCGTCGATCGTCAACGTCAACGGCGGCGCCATCGCGATCGGGCACCCGCTGGGCGCTTCGGGCGGGCGCATCCTCGCCTCGCTCGCCTACGAGCTGCGCCGCCGCGGCGGTGGCTACGGGCTGGCCGCGATCTGCATCGGCGTGGGCCAGGGCCTCGCGGTCGTGCTGGAAGCCTGA
- the shbA gene encoding RNA polymerase sigma factor ShbA produces MRTSVPPNAAAGRTEPEPPGLTPQAFPRASQRLTKEELDPVVREAATGARGAVDRLIEMIKPVAVRYCRARLGGRDLSYLSADDVAQEVCLAVLHALPQYQDRGGSFLYLVHAIASNKVADAYRLVSRDRSDPVAELPERPLADNEPEKHALEVDLGDRMTKLLATLPQLQQEILTLRIAVGLSANEAAEALGISAGNVRVTQHRALGKLRAMITREGDLLG; encoded by the coding sequence ATGCGAACGAGTGTCCCGCCGAATGCTGCCGCCGGAAGAACCGAGCCCGAGCCGCCTGGGTTGACCCCCCAGGCTTTCCCTCGGGCATCACAGCGGCTGACGAAAGAAGAGCTCGACCCGGTCGTCCGTGAAGCCGCGACCGGCGCGCGCGGAGCCGTCGACCGGCTGATCGAGATGATCAAGCCGGTCGCCGTCCGGTACTGCCGCGCCAGGCTGGGCGGCCGTGATCTGTCCTACCTGTCCGCGGACGACGTCGCCCAGGAGGTCTGCCTGGCCGTCCTGCACGCGTTGCCGCAGTACCAGGACCGGGGCGGATCGTTCCTCTACCTGGTGCACGCCATCGCGTCGAACAAGGTCGCCGACGCCTACCGGCTGGTCTCGCGCGACCGGTCGGACCCGGTGGCCGAACTGCCGGAGCGGCCGCTGGCCGACAACGAGCCCGAGAAGCACGCGCTCGAGGTCGACCTCGGCGACCGGATGACGAAGCTGCTGGCGACGCTGCCGCAGCTGCAGCAGGAAATCCTGACGCTGCGCATCGCGGTCGGGCTGTCGGCGAACGAGGCGGCCGAGGCGCTCGGCATCTCGGCCGGCAACGTCCGCGTCACCCAGCACCGCGCGCTGGGCAAGCTCCGCGCGATGATCACCCGCGAAGGAGACCTGCTCGGCTAG